The Nicotiana tabacum cultivar K326 chromosome 14, ASM71507v2, whole genome shotgun sequence genome contains a region encoding:
- the LOC107773328 gene encoding uncharacterized protein LOC107773328, protein MAEEICFFTKDTIIIKPPKKSPALLRMIVVVFAMVCGVYICSTCLKQTNNEKTSKFLNIEVVERPCHEYDTDRSQIPYFHYPKPKTFNRAECGCNPVRLFAVLSTQRSGSGWFETLLNSHINISSNGEIFSVKGRRENSSSILRTLDSVYNMDLFTSASKNHCSAAVGFKWMLNQGLIQHHKEIVEYFNNKGVSVIFLFRRNLLRRMVSMIANSYDRYAKLLNGTHKSHVHSHEEASTLAKYKPEINTTLLITDLKKMELAATEALEYFNSTRHLTLYYEDLIRNQTKLGDVLDFLKLPQMNLSSRQVKIHSGPLREHIKNWDDVNKTLSGTTYESFLRSDC, encoded by the exons ATGGCTGAAGAAATCTGTTTCTTTACAAAG GATACTATTATTATAAAACCTCCCAAGAAATCTCCAGCATTATTGAGGATGATTGTTGTAGTGTTTGCAATGGTTTGCGGTGTTTATATCTGTTCAACCTGTCTTAAGCAAACTAACAACGAGAAAACGAGCAAATTCTTGAACATTGAAGTTGTAGAAAGGCCGTGTCATGAATATGACACCGACCGATCCCAGATTCCATACTTTCATTATCCTAAACCGAAAACCTTTAACAG GGCTGAATGTGGCTGTAATCCTGTACGGCTGTTTGCTGTTCTGTCAACGCAGAGGTCTGGGAGTGGATGGTTTGAGACACTACTAAATAGTCATATTAATATAAGCTCCAATGGTGAAATTTTCTCCGTCAAAGGGCGAAGAGAAAATTCCTCCTCAATATTGAGGACATTGGACAGTGTTTACAATATGGACTTGTTTACGAGTGCTTCCAAGAATCACTGTTCAGCTGCAGTTGGCTTCAAGTGGATGCTTAATCAG GGGCTGATACAACACCACAAGGAAATTGTCGAGTACTTCAACAACAAAGGCGTTTCCGTGATATTTCTTTTTAGAAGAAATCTGCTGCGTCGTATGGTTTCCATGATTGCAAATTCTTATGATCGATACGCCAAACTCTTGAACGGAACACACAAGTCTCATGTGCACTCACACGAAGAG GCCTCTACTCTCGCGAAGTATAAACCAGAAATCAATACAACATTACTGATCACAGATTTGAAGAAAATGGAGCTGGCAGCCACTGAGGCATTGGAGTACTTCAATAGCACTCGACACCTAACTCTATATTACGAAGATCTTATCAGAAACCAGACT AAATTGGGAGATGTACTAGATTTTCTAAAATTACCACAAATGAATTTAAGTAGCCGCCAAGTTAAGATACATAGTGGACCTTTGCGGGAGCATATCAAGAACTGGGATGATGTGAACAAGACATTGAGCGGAACAACATATGAGAGTTTCCTTCGATCTGACTGTTAA